The Halosimplex litoreum genome has a window encoding:
- a CDS encoding endo-1,4-beta-xylanase, whose amino-acid sequence MADEDRLRDVADERDFEIGAAAAAQPLRTDAAYKKILRNEFNYVTAENALKMGPLRPDEGVYDFNDADAVVDYARANDQSVRAHTLVWHNQTPTWFQEWDYTAEQLQEFTREHVHTAAGRYRDTVDTWDVVNEAVADDGTMRENLWYETFGEEYLDDAFRWANEVAPDTDLYYNDYGADGVNVKSDAIYDLVERMLDRGVPIDGVGLQMHALHEKPGIDSVAENIRRFKDLGLDVEITEFDVAYLPDDDPGDQEARWEKQADFYRDITEVCLDEGVDTMIVWGVRDSDSWIPNWFENLTGDPLLFDSGNDPKPAYHAIKDTLANYEA is encoded by the coding sequence ATGGCAGACGAAGACAGACTGCGGGACGTGGCCGACGAACGGGACTTCGAGATCGGTGCGGCCGCGGCGGCCCAGCCGCTGCGGACAGACGCCGCTTACAAGAAGATCCTCCGCAACGAGTTCAACTACGTCACCGCCGAGAACGCCCTCAAGATGGGGCCGCTCCGACCCGACGAGGGAGTCTACGACTTCAACGACGCCGACGCGGTCGTCGACTACGCCCGCGCGAACGACCAGTCGGTCCGTGCGCACACCCTCGTCTGGCACAATCAGACGCCGACCTGGTTCCAGGAGTGGGACTACACCGCCGAGCAGCTGCAGGAGTTCACGCGCGAGCACGTCCACACCGCCGCGGGCCGCTACCGCGACACCGTCGACACCTGGGACGTGGTCAACGAGGCCGTCGCCGACGACGGCACGATGCGCGAGAACCTCTGGTACGAGACGTTCGGTGAGGAGTACCTCGACGACGCCTTCCGCTGGGCCAACGAGGTCGCCCCGGACACCGATCTGTACTACAACGACTACGGCGCAGACGGCGTCAACGTGAAATCCGACGCAATCTACGACCTCGTCGAACGGATGCTCGACCGCGGCGTCCCCATCGACGGCGTCGGCCTCCAGATGCACGCGCTCCACGAGAAGCCCGGCATCGACTCCGTCGCCGAGAACATCCGTCGGTTCAAAGATCTCGGCCTCGACGTCGAGATCACCGAGTTCGACGTGGCGTACCTGCCCGACGACGACCCCGGCGACCAGGAGGCTCGCTGGGAGAAACAGGCCGACTTCTATCGGGACATCACCGAGGTCTGTCTCGACGAGGGCGTCGACACCATGATCGTCTGGGGGGTTCGGGACTCCGACTCGTGGATCCCCAACTGGTTCGAGAACCTCACCGGCGACCCGCTCCTGTTCGACTCCGGCAACGACCCCAAGCCCGCCTATCACGCGATCAAAGACACGCTCGCGAACTACGAAGCGTAG
- the gfo6 gene encoding D-xylose 1-dehydrogenase Gfo6, whose protein sequence is MDIDVPSSFDERDWARPVDGGPVRFAVLGLGWFAPDVAIPAIEASDYCETTVVVSGGREKAERVADEKGVAHALTYDDYADGEASDAYDAVYVCTPNALHLPHVETAAELGKDVLCEKPLEANGERARKCVEACEDGGVELMTAYRMHTTRSIRWVRDVVQDGAIGDPVHTRGAFSYNLIAAGESMDQWRLNPDLAGGGPLMDLGVYPLNTSRFVLDADPEAVHATTVEGPPEFDGLEKYVAFTMEFPDGAVAECDSGYQVAGDNYFEVGGTHGRIRVDVPFNVDADRTITVSTGGEEQTVTVEEPSEMVEEFDYFATGLLTDMAIGPDGQHGYEDMRIADAIYESGESGGRIEL, encoded by the coding sequence ATGGATATCGACGTACCGAGTTCGTTCGACGAGCGGGACTGGGCGCGACCGGTCGACGGTGGGCCCGTCCGGTTCGCCGTCCTGGGACTGGGGTGGTTCGCTCCGGACGTGGCGATCCCTGCGATCGAGGCGTCGGACTACTGCGAGACGACGGTCGTCGTCAGCGGCGGCCGCGAGAAGGCCGAGCGCGTCGCCGACGAGAAGGGCGTGGCCCACGCGCTGACCTACGACGACTACGCCGACGGCGAGGCCAGCGACGCCTACGACGCCGTCTACGTCTGCACGCCGAACGCGCTGCACCTCCCGCACGTCGAGACCGCTGCGGAACTCGGCAAGGACGTCCTCTGTGAGAAACCGCTCGAGGCCAACGGCGAGCGCGCCCGCAAGTGCGTCGAGGCCTGCGAGGACGGCGGCGTCGAACTGATGACGGCCTACCGGATGCACACCACGCGGTCGATCCGGTGGGTCCGCGACGTCGTGCAGGACGGCGCCATCGGCGACCCCGTCCACACCCGCGGCGCCTTCTCGTACAACCTCATCGCCGCCGGCGAGTCGATGGATCAGTGGCGCCTAAACCCAGACCTCGCGGGCGGCGGTCCGCTGATGGACCTCGGTGTGTACCCGCTCAACACCTCGCGGTTCGTCCTCGACGCCGACCCCGAGGCCGTCCACGCCACGACTGTCGAGGGGCCGCCGGAGTTCGACGGCCTGGAGAAGTACGTCGCGTTCACGATGGAGTTCCCCGACGGCGCCGTCGCCGAGTGCGACAGCGGCTACCAGGTCGCCGGCGACAACTACTTCGAGGTCGGTGGTACCCACGGCCGCATCCGGGTCGACGTGCCGTTCAACGTCGACGCCGACCGGACGATCACCGTCAGCACCGGCGGCGAGGAGCAGACCGTCACCGTCGAGGAACCCTCCGAGATGGTCGAGGAGTTCGACTACTTCGCCACCGGCCTCCTGACCGACATGGCGATCGGTCCCGACGGCCAGCACGGCTACGAGGACATGCGGATCGCCGACGCTATCTACGAGTCCGGGGAGTCGGGCGGGCGTATCGAGCTGTAG
- the uxaC gene encoding glucuronate isomerase: MAFLDDETYLLETEAARDLYETIADRPILDPHNHADIVEIVENDGWSDIWEVQGATDHYVWSMMRKRGVGEEYITGDASNREKWDAFAEVVPEMAGNPVYEWLHLDLKRRFGIDDPVSAETADEIWVETKNQLEGVDMRPQELLREMNVEVLATTDNPASQLEYHERAVDEVDGVDVRPTWRADPAVNVQKAGFLDFADDLADATEFDTDDFAGYLDALAATHEYFDDHGCAASDLGILEPVSRPVSEARAAEVYAKRRAGESLSDRDIGDFQAYLLEFIGELNGEAGWVSQLHIGALRDYREQLYDELGAASGGDVSMGDIDIAEGLDYYLDRFDGAGEIVLYCVDPSHYPTLTTVARAYSNVSVGPAWWFNDSPFGMDHQLDYVGSVDLLANHAGMVSDSRKLLSFDSRFEMFRRTLANVVGKKVERGQIPLDVAEDLVDHVAYERPKELYGF; encoded by the coding sequence ATGGCCTTCCTCGACGACGAAACGTATCTGCTCGAAACGGAGGCGGCACGGGACCTCTACGAGACCATCGCCGACCGACCGATCCTCGACCCGCACAACCACGCCGATATCGTCGAGATCGTCGAGAACGACGGCTGGTCGGACATCTGGGAGGTCCAGGGTGCGACCGACCACTACGTCTGGTCGATGATGCGAAAGCGCGGCGTCGGCGAGGAGTACATCACCGGCGACGCCTCCAACCGCGAGAAGTGGGACGCCTTCGCCGAGGTCGTCCCGGAGATGGCCGGCAATCCGGTCTACGAGTGGCTCCACCTCGATCTCAAACGGCGGTTCGGGATCGACGACCCCGTCTCGGCCGAGACCGCCGACGAGATCTGGGTCGAGACGAAGAATCAGCTGGAGGGCGTCGACATGCGCCCCCAGGAGCTCCTGCGGGAGATGAACGTCGAAGTCCTGGCGACGACGGACAACCCCGCGTCGCAGCTCGAATACCACGAGCGGGCCGTCGACGAGGTCGACGGCGTCGACGTCCGCCCCACCTGGCGCGCGGACCCGGCCGTCAACGTCCAGAAGGCGGGCTTCCTCGACTTCGCCGACGACCTCGCCGACGCGACCGAGTTCGACACCGACGACTTCGCCGGGTATCTCGACGCGCTGGCGGCTACCCACGAGTACTTCGACGACCACGGCTGTGCGGCCAGCGATCTGGGCATCCTCGAACCCGTCTCGCGACCGGTCAGCGAAGCCCGCGCCGCCGAGGTGTACGCCAAACGGCGGGCCGGCGAGTCGCTCTCGGACCGCGATATCGGCGACTTTCAGGCCTACCTGCTGGAGTTTATCGGCGAGCTAAACGGCGAGGCGGGCTGGGTTTCACAGTTGCACATCGGCGCGCTGCGGGACTACCGCGAACAGCTGTACGACGAACTCGGTGCGGCGTCGGGCGGCGACGTGTCGATGGGCGATATCGACATCGCCGAGGGGCTGGACTACTACCTCGACCGCTTCGACGGCGCGGGCGAGATCGTCCTCTACTGCGTCGACCCGAGCCACTACCCGACGCTGACGACGGTCGCGCGGGCCTATTCCAACGTGAGCGTCGGCCCGGCCTGGTGGTTCAACGACAGCCCGTTCGGCATGGACCACCAGCTCGATTACGTCGGGAGCGTCGACCTCCTGGCCAACCACGCCGGGATGGTCAGCGACTCGCGCAAGCTCCTCTCCTTCGATTCTCGCTTCGAGATGTTCCGCCGGACGCTGGCCAACGTCGTCGGCAAGAAGGTCGAGCGCGGGCAGATCCCCCTCGACGTGGCCGAAGACCTGGTCGACCACGTCGCCTACGAGCGGCCGAAGGAGCTGTACGGGTTCTGA
- a CDS encoding IclR family transcriptional regulator: MGITEPGADDGAIGAVERAFAVVGVVREHVTVRIDDVATALDIPTSTAHSHLATLESIGYVVQGEDGYRLSCRFLRDGVAVRQRRNVFGATRAEIEALAESTGEVANLGVEENGQRVLLYQAEGTEAVYDNAPIGEHTEMHWTALGKAILAHLPAEYIDEVVDTYGMPRATRHTITDRDRLDSELARIEDRGYAVEDEERREGIRSVASPIVVDGRVVGSISVSGPKARLDDERIEAEILPELRNTVNVVEVKYAYE, encoded by the coding sequence ATGGGAATCACAGAACCGGGCGCGGACGACGGCGCGATCGGGGCCGTAGAGCGGGCCTTCGCGGTCGTCGGCGTCGTTCGCGAGCACGTGACCGTGCGGATCGACGACGTGGCGACGGCGCTGGACATCCCCACGAGCACGGCCCACTCACACCTCGCGACGCTCGAATCCATCGGCTACGTCGTCCAGGGCGAGGACGGCTACCGGTTGAGCTGTCGGTTCCTCCGCGACGGCGTCGCGGTCAGGCAGCGGCGGAACGTATTCGGCGCGACCAGGGCCGAGATCGAGGCGCTGGCCGAATCCACCGGCGAAGTCGCCAACCTCGGCGTGGAAGAGAACGGCCAGCGAGTCCTGCTCTATCAGGCCGAGGGGACGGAGGCCGTCTACGACAACGCCCCGATCGGGGAACACACCGAGATGCACTGGACCGCCCTCGGCAAAGCCATCCTCGCACACCTCCCCGCCGAGTACATCGACGAGGTCGTCGACACCTACGGGATGCCGCGAGCCACCCGACACACGATAACCGACCGCGACCGGCTAGACAGCGAACTCGCCAGGATCGAGGACCGCGGCTACGCGGTCGAGGACGAAGAGCGCCGGGAGGGTATCCGGTCGGTCGCCTCGCCGATCGTCGTCGACGGGCGCGTGGTCGGCTCGATATCGGTCTCCGGACCGAAAGCGCGACTCGACGACGAGCGGATCGAGGCGGAGATCCTGCCCGAACTCCGCAACACCGTCAACGTCGTCGAGGTGAAGTACGCCTACGAGTAG